In Asanoa sp. WMMD1127, one genomic interval encodes:
- a CDS encoding MBL fold metallo-hydrolase → MAALSYETYVAPAKPVVSDDVPAGETREVWSPTSATLIHGEREAVLVDALLTDGEGDDLADWVEDAGRELTAIYVTHGHGDHFFGAAALLDRFPDARLVATPEVVDVMTEQLRPEVLDGFWRARFPDQIGDPVVAEPLDGDTIPLEGEELHAVALGHSDTDHTTALHAPSIGLVVAGDSVYNGVHPYLAEAGPGADRLGGWFGALDTVAALRPRVVVAGHKAPGAPDAPGDVDATRDYLRDWAEAVRRTGDARALYDTMVERYPDRINRAVLWHSAEAAKA, encoded by the coding sequence ATGGCAGCACTTTCTTACGAAACCTATGTGGCGCCGGCGAAACCGGTGGTTTCCGATGACGTGCCGGCCGGGGAGACCCGTGAGGTGTGGTCTCCGACCAGCGCCACGCTGATCCACGGCGAGCGGGAGGCGGTGCTGGTCGACGCGCTGCTGACCGACGGCGAAGGCGACGACCTGGCCGACTGGGTCGAGGACGCGGGCCGGGAGCTGACCGCCATCTATGTGACGCACGGGCACGGCGACCACTTCTTCGGCGCGGCGGCCCTGCTCGACCGGTTCCCCGACGCCCGGCTGGTGGCGACGCCCGAGGTGGTCGACGTGATGACCGAGCAACTGCGGCCGGAGGTCCTGGACGGCTTCTGGCGGGCCCGGTTCCCCGACCAGATCGGCGATCCGGTGGTGGCCGAGCCGCTCGACGGCGACACGATTCCGCTGGAGGGCGAGGAGCTGCACGCGGTCGCGCTCGGGCACAGCGACACCGACCACACGACCGCGCTGCACGCGCCGTCGATCGGGCTGGTGGTGGCCGGCGACAGCGTCTACAACGGCGTGCATCCCTACCTGGCCGAGGCCGGGCCTGGGGCCGACCGGCTCGGTGGCTGGTTCGGCGCGCTCGACACGGTGGCCGCACTGCGGCCGCGGGTGGTGGTGGCGGGGCACAAGGCGCCCGGCGCGCCGGACGCACCCGGCGACGTCGACGCCACCCGCGACTACCTGCGGGACTGGGCGGAGGCGGTGCGCCGCACGGGTGACGCCCGGGCCCTTTACGACACGATGGTCGAGCGATACCCGGACCGGATCAACCGCGCGGTCCTCTGGCACTCGGCCGAGGCCGCCAAAGCCTGA
- a CDS encoding RICIN domain-containing protein — protein MQPSAPARRVRALLAAALGLLAAVAVTQVVAAPAHAATIDTGAYYVLVSRHSGKAVDLYNFNTADGAPIVQWARTDNNAQQWQFVDAGNGYYKLRSRHSGKVLELPNAQDGAQLVANTDNGTTRQHFAVRDTDSRFVKLLNRHSGKALDLWEWSTADGGIISQYADLGGWNQQWSLNRVGGGGGGGTPPQTGLVGWATQGGGTTGGGSAAATTVTSSSALSSAVSGSTARVVRVSGTISCSGMISVGSNKTILGNAGAVIDGCGLNVANASNVIIRNISFRDWDDDAINVQYSTRVWVDHNSFTNGYDGAVDVKRASDYVTVSWNRVYGHDKSMLLGHSDDNASEDRGHLRVTYHHNWFDGSGTRHPRVRFGNPVHVYNNYYHNNEYGVASTMGAGVLVEGNYFEGVDEPTLVGYADSDDGAIVQRNNYFTGSGTPESGGGSVAGIPYSYQLDSASGVKASVTAGAGAGRISV, from the coding sequence ATGCAACCATCCGCTCCCGCGCGCCGCGTACGCGCGCTGCTGGCGGCCGCCCTCGGCCTGCTGGCAGCCGTCGCGGTCACGCAGGTGGTGGCCGCGCCCGCGCACGCGGCGACCATCGACACCGGTGCCTACTACGTGCTGGTCTCCCGGCACAGCGGCAAAGCCGTCGATCTCTACAACTTCAACACCGCCGACGGCGCCCCGATCGTGCAGTGGGCCCGCACCGACAACAACGCACAGCAGTGGCAGTTCGTGGACGCCGGCAACGGCTACTACAAGCTGCGCTCCCGGCACAGCGGCAAGGTCCTCGAGCTGCCCAACGCCCAGGACGGCGCGCAGCTCGTGGCCAACACCGACAACGGCACGACCCGGCAGCACTTCGCCGTGCGCGACACCGACAGCCGCTTCGTGAAGCTGCTCAACCGGCACAGCGGCAAGGCGCTCGACCTCTGGGAGTGGTCGACCGCGGACGGCGGCATCATCTCCCAGTACGCCGACCTCGGCGGCTGGAACCAGCAGTGGTCGCTGAACCGGGTCGGCGGCGGAGGCGGCGGCGGCACCCCGCCGCAGACCGGCCTCGTCGGCTGGGCGACCCAGGGAGGTGGCACCACCGGTGGCGGCAGCGCCGCGGCGACCACGGTCACCAGCTCGTCGGCCCTGTCCAGCGCGGTCTCCGGCAGCACCGCCCGGGTGGTCCGGGTGTCCGGCACGATCTCCTGCTCCGGCATGATCTCGGTCGGCTCCAACAAGACCATCCTCGGCAACGCCGGCGCGGTGATCGACGGCTGCGGGCTCAACGTCGCCAACGCCAGCAACGTGATCATCCGCAACATCTCGTTCCGCGACTGGGACGACGACGCGATCAACGTGCAGTACTCGACCCGCGTCTGGGTGGACCACAACAGCTTCACCAACGGGTACGACGGCGCGGTCGACGTCAAACGCGCCTCCGACTACGTGACCGTCTCGTGGAACCGCGTCTACGGGCACGACAAGTCGATGCTGCTCGGGCACAGCGACGACAACGCGAGCGAGGACCGCGGCCACCTGCGGGTGACCTATCACCACAACTGGTTCGACGGCTCCGGCACCCGCCACCCGCGGGTCCGGTTCGGCAACCCGGTGCACGTCTACAACAACTACTACCACAACAACGAGTACGGCGTCGCGTCCACAATGGGCGCCGGCGTGCTGGTGGAGGGCAACTACTTCGAGGGCGTCGACGAGCCGACCCTCGTCGGTTACGCGGACTCCGACGACGGCGCGATCGTCCAGCGCAACAACTACTTCACCGGCTCCGGCACCCCGGAGAGCGGTGGGGGCAGTGTCGCCGGCATTCCCTACTCGTACCAGCTCGACAGCGCCTCCGGCGTGAAGGCGAGCGTCACGGCGGGAGCCGGCGCGGGCCGGATCTCCGTCTGA
- a CDS encoding QsdR family transcriptional regulator yields MRVVSRERIVEGGCVFFLRHATVDMGGLADSLAVSRATLYRVVHGRDPLLGDVLWRLGEATLARARARTTSPGIEGVLETTRRFAGQLRQAEPFLAFLRAEPATAARVLFTPAGGVHARVVAAQRGILAAAAGVGWSPGDLDSAAYLYVRIIESALYAELLGGGPADPDTAERAARAVLEAC; encoded by the coding sequence ATGCGGGTGGTCAGCCGGGAGCGGATCGTCGAGGGCGGCTGCGTGTTCTTCCTGCGGCACGCCACAGTGGACATGGGCGGCCTGGCCGACAGCCTGGCGGTCAGCCGGGCGACGCTCTACCGCGTGGTGCACGGCCGCGACCCGCTGCTCGGCGACGTGCTCTGGCGGCTCGGCGAGGCGACGTTGGCCCGTGCCCGGGCGCGGACGACCAGCCCCGGCATCGAGGGCGTGCTGGAGACCACCCGCCGGTTCGCCGGGCAGCTGCGGCAGGCCGAGCCGTTCCTGGCCTTTCTGCGGGCCGAGCCGGCGACCGCCGCCCGGGTGCTGTTCACGCCGGCCGGCGGGGTGCACGCCCGCGTCGTCGCCGCGCAGCGGGGCATCCTGGCCGCCGCGGCCGGTGTCGGCTGGTCGCCGGGCGACCTCGACAGCGCCGCCTACCTCTACGTGCGGATCATCGAGTCGGCCCTTTACGCCGAGCTGCTCGGCGGCGGCCCCGCCGACCCGGACACCGCCGAGCGGGCCGCGCGCGCCGTGCTGGAGGCATGCTGA
- a CDS encoding alpha/beta hydrolase domain-containing protein — translation MTRPWRRVALATAAGLVGSLLTAAPGQAAAAPGQAAPVLRGPIPVGETHPFFSTPFDLARHGYVEEEFYLAGAADGWDTAGNQVATDVPYQTRLVVRRPASPRAFSGTALVEWQNVTAGYDLDALWNPEATVRAGHAWVGVSAQRVGVDQLRGWSPARYGALDVTGGGRFVTDELSYDIFAQAGAAIGQRLRARTLLAIGASQSASRMTVYYDRVLPQVRPVFDGYGFIVGSAPTRVGAEPVFQVLSETDVRTPVRPADTDRFRRWEVAGGAHSGHNGQVYRAPIQERDLGAAPVYTCAQPPFSRIPVQHVTAAAYAHLERWVERGTPPPTAPPIEFNADGTKARDELGLVRGGIRLSQLAVPTALNTGDNAGESFCFLFGTHQPFDEATLDRLYRTHLGYGARVVAVDARNIVAGYLQPADAAQNLREALRSDVGR, via the coding sequence ATGACTCGTCCCTGGCGCCGCGTCGCCCTCGCCACCGCCGCCGGCCTGGTCGGATCCCTGCTCACGGCCGCACCGGGCCAGGCCGCCGCCGCACCGGGCCAGGCCGCACCGGTCCTCCGCGGTCCGATTCCGGTGGGGGAGACGCACCCCTTCTTCTCGACGCCGTTCGACCTCGCCCGGCACGGCTACGTGGAGGAGGAGTTCTACCTCGCCGGCGCCGCGGACGGGTGGGACACCGCGGGCAACCAGGTGGCCACCGACGTGCCCTACCAGACCCGGCTCGTGGTGCGCCGCCCGGCGAGCCCGCGCGCGTTCAGCGGCACAGCCCTGGTCGAGTGGCAGAACGTGACGGCCGGCTACGACCTCGACGCGCTGTGGAACCCGGAGGCGACCGTGCGCGCCGGCCACGCCTGGGTCGGCGTCTCCGCCCAGCGGGTCGGCGTCGACCAGCTCCGCGGCTGGAGCCCGGCCCGCTACGGCGCGCTCGACGTGACCGGAGGCGGGCGGTTCGTGACCGACGAGCTGTCCTACGACATCTTCGCCCAGGCCGGCGCCGCGATCGGCCAGCGCCTGCGGGCCCGGACGCTGCTCGCCATCGGCGCCTCGCAGTCGGCGTCGCGGATGACCGTCTACTACGACCGGGTGCTGCCCCAGGTGCGGCCGGTCTTCGACGGCTACGGGTTCATCGTCGGCTCCGCGCCCACCCGGGTCGGCGCCGAGCCGGTCTTCCAGGTGCTGTCCGAGACCGACGTGCGTACGCCCGTCCGCCCGGCCGACACCGACCGCTTCCGCCGGTGGGAGGTGGCCGGCGGGGCGCACAGCGGCCACAACGGCCAGGTCTACCGGGCCCCGATCCAGGAACGCGACCTCGGCGCGGCGCCGGTATACACGTGCGCCCAACCGCCGTTCAGCCGGATCCCGGTGCAGCACGTTACCGCCGCGGCGTACGCGCACCTGGAGCGCTGGGTCGAGCGCGGCACGCCGCCACCGACGGCGCCGCCGATCGAGTTCAACGCCGACGGCACGAAGGCCCGCGACGAGCTGGGCCTGGTCCGGGGCGGCATCCGGCTGTCGCAGCTGGCGGTCCCGACGGCCCTGAACACCGGCGACAACGCGGGCGAGTCGTTCTGCTTCCTGTTCGGCACGCACCAGCCGTTCGACGAGGCCACATTGGACCGTCTTTACAGGACTCACCTGGGTTACGGCGCTCGGGTGGTGGCCGTCGACGCGCGCAACATCGTCGCCGGCTACCTCCAGCCCGCCGACGCGGCACAGAACCTGCGCGAGGCCCTGCGATCCGACGTCGGCCGCTGA
- a CDS encoding ATP-binding cassette domain-containing protein — protein MISATRLGKRYGAKVAVDDLTFEVRPGMVTGFLGPNGAGKSTTMRLMLDLDHGTGQTLFDGRRFSTIRHPMREIGAVLEAKAFHPTRTARNHLRMLAAGSAIPAARVDEVLEFVGIADVARRKPKGFSLGMAQRLGLAQALLGDPGTLILDEPANGLDPHGIHWLRDVLRALAAEGRTILVSSHLLSEMSLMADELVVVGRGRMIYNGRVEGFVREFTQSTVLVRTPSVSVLAAALRDLDGVSAEPLDDGALRVHGADAAAVGDVAFGAGVRVHELTTATASLETAFMTATGDAEEYVAQAPGGAA, from the coding sequence ATGATTTCAGCGACCCGCTTGGGCAAGCGGTACGGCGCGAAGGTCGCCGTCGACGACCTCACGTTCGAGGTCCGCCCCGGCATGGTCACCGGCTTCCTCGGCCCCAACGGCGCCGGCAAGTCCACCACCATGCGGCTGATGCTCGACCTCGACCACGGCACCGGCCAGACCCTCTTCGACGGGCGCCGGTTCAGCACGATTCGGCACCCGATGCGCGAGATCGGCGCGGTGCTCGAGGCGAAGGCGTTCCACCCGACCCGCACCGCCCGCAACCACCTGCGGATGCTGGCCGCCGGCAGCGCGATCCCGGCCGCGCGGGTCGACGAGGTGCTCGAGTTCGTCGGCATCGCCGACGTGGCCCGCCGCAAGCCGAAGGGCTTCTCGCTCGGCATGGCGCAGCGACTCGGCCTGGCCCAGGCGCTGCTCGGCGACCCGGGCACGCTGATCCTCGACGAGCCGGCCAACGGCCTGGACCCGCACGGCATCCACTGGCTGCGCGACGTGCTGCGGGCGCTGGCCGCCGAGGGCCGGACCATTCTCGTCTCCAGCCACCTGCTCTCGGAGATGTCGCTGATGGCCGACGAGCTGGTCGTCGTCGGCCGGGGTCGGATGATCTACAACGGCCGGGTCGAGGGGTTCGTTCGCGAGTTCACGCAGTCGACGGTCCTCGTGCGCACGCCGTCGGTCTCCGTGCTGGCAGCCGCGCTGCGGGATCTCGACGGGGTCAGCGCCGAGCCGCTGGACGACGGCGCGCTGCGGGTGCACGGCGCCGACGCGGCCGCGGTGGGCGACGTCGCGTTCGGCGCGGGGGTGCGGGTACACGAGCTGACCACGGCGACCGCCTCGCTGGAGACGGCGTTCATGACGGCGACCGGCGACGCCGAGGAGTACGTCGCGCAGGCGCCGGGCGGTGCGGCATGA
- a CDS encoding sensor histidine kinase, which translates to MKRALAALTVAAFVTLLVDVLAAHRPAYAIFPAGVFVLAATFGFALVETRAERWPRYAYIVLLFPLGGTVFATSGASVGATLMLVVLVSQTTLLLPMPAVVAVVALVPFFHAGMAFAEGLREGLGLLAAAVFAAVLTKLLMREQSARAQLREYATQVERLAAAQERNRVARDIHDGLGHALTVVQMQIKAARAVLASQPERADEVLAKAQDQAEEALREVRRSVGALREPRPAVPLPEALKALAAETSAAGVTTELSVTGTVRALGPETAESLFRAAQEGLTNVRKHAGASRVELTLDYSRPAAVRLEVRDDGAGTAGEGGTGYGLLGVRERATHLGGRMSLESAPGQGATLLVEVPG; encoded by the coding sequence GTGAAACGGGCCCTGGCCGCACTGACCGTCGCCGCGTTCGTCACCCTCCTGGTCGACGTGCTCGCGGCGCACCGGCCCGCGTACGCCATCTTCCCGGCCGGCGTGTTCGTGCTCGCCGCTACCTTCGGCTTCGCGCTGGTCGAGACCCGGGCCGAGCGCTGGCCGCGGTACGCGTACATCGTGCTGCTCTTCCCCCTCGGCGGCACGGTGTTCGCGACCTCCGGCGCGTCTGTCGGCGCCACGCTGATGCTGGTCGTGCTGGTCAGCCAGACCACCCTGCTGCTGCCGATGCCGGCCGTGGTCGCGGTGGTCGCGCTCGTGCCGTTCTTCCACGCGGGCATGGCGTTCGCCGAGGGCCTGCGCGAGGGCCTCGGGCTGCTGGCCGCCGCCGTGTTCGCCGCCGTGCTGACCAAGCTGCTGATGCGCGAGCAGTCGGCCAGGGCGCAACTGCGGGAGTACGCGACGCAGGTCGAGCGGCTCGCCGCGGCGCAGGAGCGCAACCGGGTGGCCCGCGACATCCACGACGGACTCGGGCACGCGTTGACGGTGGTGCAGATGCAGATCAAGGCGGCCCGGGCGGTGCTGGCCAGCCAGCCGGAGCGGGCCGACGAGGTGCTCGCCAAGGCCCAGGACCAGGCCGAGGAGGCCCTGCGTGAGGTGCGCCGGTCGGTCGGCGCGCTGCGCGAGCCGCGGCCGGCGGTGCCGCTGCCGGAGGCGCTCAAGGCGCTGGCCGCGGAGACCTCGGCGGCCGGCGTGACGACCGAGCTGAGCGTGACCGGCACCGTGCGGGCGCTCGGCCCCGAGACGGCGGAGTCGCTGTTCCGGGCGGCCCAGGAAGGCCTGACCAACGTGCGCAAACACGCCGGCGCGAGCCGGGTGGAGCTGACCCTCGACTACTCGCGGCCGGCGGCGGTGCGCCTCGAGGTGCGCGACGACGGCGCCGGCACGGCGGGGGAGGGCGGCACGGGCTACGGCCTGCTCGGCGTACGCGAACGCGCCACGCACCTCGGTGGCCGGATGAGCCTGGAGTCGGCGCCGGGCCAGGGCGCCACCCTGCTCGTCGAGGTGCCCGGATGA
- a CDS encoding response regulator transcription factor: MTVRVLLVDDQALFREALAMLLGVRADVEVVGEAGDGAQALARVAETAPDVVLMDLRMPVLDGVAATRRLKVDHPGVRVIALTTFDDDEDVFAALRAGAVGYLLKDVSSERLVEAVLAAARGESVLQPSVAAKVVARIATLPVDEPRPPQPLVVPLSDRELDVVRLLAQGRSNREIAAALYLAEGTVKNHVTNVLGKLGARDRTQAALRARALGLL, encoded by the coding sequence ATGACCGTGCGCGTGTTGCTCGTCGACGACCAGGCGCTGTTCCGCGAGGCGCTGGCGATGCTGCTCGGCGTGCGGGCCGACGTCGAGGTGGTGGGCGAGGCCGGTGACGGCGCGCAGGCGCTGGCCCGGGTCGCCGAGACGGCCCCCGACGTGGTGCTGATGGACCTGCGGATGCCGGTGCTCGACGGGGTGGCGGCCACCCGCCGGTTGAAGGTCGACCATCCCGGCGTACGGGTGATCGCGCTGACCACGTTCGACGACGACGAGGACGTGTTCGCGGCGCTGCGCGCCGGTGCGGTGGGTTACCTGCTCAAGGACGTCTCGTCGGAGCGGCTGGTCGAGGCGGTGCTGGCGGCCGCCCGGGGCGAGTCGGTGCTCCAGCCGTCGGTGGCGGCCAAGGTGGTGGCCCGGATCGCCACCTTGCCCGTCGACGAACCGAGGCCGCCGCAGCCGCTGGTCGTGCCGCTCTCCGACCGCGAGCTGGACGTGGTCCGGCTGCTGGCGCAGGGCCGCAGCAACCGCGAGATCGCGGCGGCGCTCTACCTGGCCGAGGGCACGGTCAAGAACCATGTGACCAACGTGCTCGGCAAGCTCGGCGCCCGCGACCGCACCCAGGCCGCCCTGCGCGCCCGCGCCCTCGGCCTCCTGTGA